Genomic segment of Candidatus Binatia bacterium:
GCCATTCCGCGGTCTCGGCCGCACGCAGCGCGTTGCCCGAGAGCGCCAGCCGTGGCAGCCCGTGCCGCTCGCACGCGTTGCCGCCGAAAAACGCCACCAACTCCGGAATATCTTCACGTCGTTCGGCGAGCGCAGGGACACGGATCGGCAGCACCTGCAAGCGGTAGAACAGGTCTTCGCGAAACCGGTGCTCCGCCACCCCCCGCTGGAGATCGGTGTTGGTGGCTGCAACAACTCGGACATCGGCCTGAACCGGCTTGGAGCTTCCGAGCGGGTAGTACTGTTTCGACTGCAGCAGTTGCAGCAATTTGGCCTGCGCCGCCAGGCTCAGATCGCCAATTTCATCGAGAAAAAGCGTGCCACTTTCCGCCGCTGCAACCTTTCCATCCATACGACGTGTCGCCGTCGAATGCGCGCCCGGCAAGGCGCCGAACAGTTCGCTCTCCACCAGGTTCTCCGGCAGGGCACCGCAGCTGACTTCGACAAACGGGCGTCCCGCACGCGGCCCGTTGTCGTGGATAACGCGTGCGAGCTGGCTCTTCCCGGTGCCCGACTCCCCAGTGAGGAGGACACTGACGTCCAGCGGCGCGATCAACGCCACCTGCCGCAGCACGGCGGCCAGCGCCGGGCTGCGCCCGATCACGCCGCTCAGGCGTAGCGTCTCGCGCAGTGACTTCGTCGGGTCGGCGACGGCCCGGGTGCGGTCCTGCACCAGCAACCGATCGGCAAGCGGAGCCAGGTGACGGGCAAAGATCTCGACCCGGCCCTGCTCCTCTTCCGAAAACAATCCGGGTGCTGCACGGCCCTGAAGGTACAACACCCCGCGCGGGGGGTCGTCGCCAATCGGTGCGCACAGCACCGCCTCGATGCGGCCGAGGCGCACGCTGTCCCGGCCGCTGAAACGCGGGTCCAGCAATGCCGACGGGGTGACGATCGTCTGCCCGGTCGCCAGCGCTTCGGCGATGATCCCTCGCGAGATGGCGCGGCGCACGCTTTCGATCTCCTCCGCCGAAAACCCGTGCGCCATCCACCAGCGCGGGGTCCCGTTTCCATCATCGTCCGGCTGGAGTTCCAGGTATCCCTGCTGCGCCTGCGTCACCCCCACAACCAGCTCCAGCGCGCCCCGAAGAAACGGCACGGGTTCCTGCTCGTGGACCAGACTGACCAGCCGGAAACAAAGGTCGCAATCCTTCCCAATACCGGCAAGCGCGTTATGAACCTGCTGCGTCATTTCCTTCAAGTGTCCGAGTGGCCATCCTAATACAGCACCGACCGCCCCAAAGCCAACGGCAAAGCACACTCTACCCACTTGGCCAGCTGGGCATCCGTGCGCCGCCCTCTCTGTCCACTCCGGTGGACGCCGGAAGTCCGCTTGTCCACTCCAGTGGACACAGAACCTGGAATGGGCGGGCCATCGGAACGCAACGGGACCAGTCGCATGATGAGGCTGTGCTGGCACCAACTGTGCTCTCACAATCAGCCATGACACAACTCGACCGCAATCAGGCCCAGATCATTCCGAGCGCAAACGTAGCTGAGACGCAACCGGAGATGTCGCGTTCACAACAGGCGCTTGCTCTCACGCGGCAGTGCGAGCAGTGCCTTTTTCGCTTAACAGGTAAACCTGCCTGCGTCGCGTTTCCGTGGGGCATCCCACTCGAGATCCGCAATGGGGACTTCGACCACACCGAACCCCACCCGGGTGACGGCGGCTTTCGTTTCGTACCCTTTCGCCACACCAGATTTCTCGCCCCGTCGCGACTGCACTCTTGATGTCTGGGATCTTCCACATGTCGCCATCCGGGGGCAGCGGGAATACGGGCTCGGCACGCAAGTCTTGGCGCCATGCGCGCCCAGCGGCAACCGCGGCCACATCAGCATCGTCCCTCGTCCACAAATTAGGACTGGGAATCTTTCTTCAGAAGGGGGCCACAATGGTTGGCTTGTCGCATCAGCAGGAACTGGTACTGCTTCTGCGCTTCGGCCAGGGTCCGCGTCCGGCCACGTACGAAC
This window contains:
- a CDS encoding sigma-54-dependent Fis family transcriptional regulator; this translates as MTQQVHNALAGIGKDCDLCFRLVSLVHEQEPVPFLRGALELVVGVTQAQQGYLELQPDDDGNGTPRWWMAHGFSAEEIESVRRAISRGIIAEALATGQTIVTPSALLDPRFSGRDSVRLGRIEAVLCAPIGDDPPRGVLYLQGRAAPGLFSEEEQGRVEIFARHLAPLADRLLVQDRTRAVADPTKSLRETLRLSGVIGRSPALAAVLRQVALIAPLDVSVLLTGESGTGKSQLARVIHDNGPRAGRPFVEVSCGALPENLVESELFGALPGAHSTATRRMDGKVAAAESGTLFLDEIGDLSLAAQAKLLQLLQSKQYYPLGSSKPVQADVRVVAATNTDLQRGVAEHRFREDLFYRLQVLPIRVPALAERREDIPELVAFFGGNACERHGLPRLALSGNALRAAETAEWPGNIRQLAHAVEAAMIRAVSERSMQIERNHLFPELAESSAEPLPITFQEATRRFQARLLRETLEETGWNVMDAARRLDLARSHVYNLIRALGLERTPE